In Anas acuta chromosome 5, bAnaAcu1.1, whole genome shotgun sequence, a single window of DNA contains:
- the PPM1A gene encoding protein phosphatase 1A isoform X2 yields the protein MGAFLDKPKMEKHNAQGQGNGLRYGLSSMQGWRVEMEDAHTAVIGLPNGLDGWSFFAVYDGHAGSQVAKYCCEHLLDHITSNQDFKGPDGPPSVESVKSGIRTGFLQIDEHMRVISEKKHGADRSGSTAVGVMISPQHTYFINCGDSRGLLCRNRKVHFFTQDHKPSNPLEKERIQNAGGSVMIQRVNGSLAVSRALGDFDYKCVHGKGPTEQLVSPEPEVYEIERSEEDDQFIILACDGIWDVMGNEELCDFVRSRLEVTDDLEKVCNEIVDTCLYKGSRDNMSVILICFPNAPKVSPEAVKREAELDKYLESRVEEIIKKQGEGVPDLVHVMRTLATESIPNLPPGGELASKRSVIEAVYNRLNPYRNDDTDSASTDDMW from the exons ATGGGAGCATTTTTAGACAAGCCAAAGATGGAGAAGCATAATGCCCAAGGGCAAGGGAATGGGCTTCGTTACGGTCTGAGTAGTATGCAAGGCTGGCGAGTTGAAATGGAGGATGCACATACAGCTGTGATTGGTTTGCCAAATGGACTTGATGGATGGTCATTTTTTGCTGTATATGACGGGCACGCTGGATCCCAGGTTGCCAAGTACTGCTGTGAGCATTTATTAGATCACATCACAAGCAACCAGGATTTTAAAGGGCCAGATGGGCCCCCATCTGTGGAAAGTGTAAAGAGCGGCATCAGAACAGGTTTTCTGCAAATTGATGAACACATGAGAGTCATCTCCGAGAAGAAACATGGCGCAGACAGAAGTGGGTCAACAGCTGTGGGTGTCATGATTTCTCCCCAACACACATACTTCATCAACTGTGGAGACTCGAGAGGTTTACTTTGTAGAAACAGGAAGGTTCACTTCTTCACACAGGATCACAAACCGAGTAATCCACTGGAGAAAGAGCGTATACAGAACGCAGGTGGCTCTGTAATGATTCAGCGCGTGAATGGTTCCCTCGCTGTTTCAAGGGCACTTGGAGACTTTGATTACAAATGTGTCCATGGGAAAGGTCCTACCGAACAGCTAGTCTCACCCGAGCCTGAAGTTTATGAAATTGAGAGATCAGAAGAAGATGATCAATTCATCATACTGGCTTGCGACGGTATCTGGGATGTTATGGGAAATGAAGAGCTGTGTGACTTTGTAAGATCCAGACTTGAAGTCACTGATGACCTTGAGAAAGTTTGCAATGAGATAGTTGACACCTGCTTGTACAAG GGAAGTCGAGACAACATGAGTGTGATATTGATCTGTTTTCCGAATGCACCAAAGGTATCACCAGAGGCGGTGAAAAGAGAGGCAGAGTTGGACAAGTACCTGGAAAGCAGAGTAGAAG AGATCATAAAGAAGCAGGGTGAAGGAGTACCAGACTTAGTCCATGTGATGCGTACGTTAGCAACTGAGAGCATCCCAAACCTCCCGCCAGGGGGTGAATTGGCAAGCAA ACGGAGTGTGATTGAAGCTGTTTATAACAGACTGAACCCCTACAGGAATGATGATACT gattCTGCCTCAACTGATGATATGTGGTAA
- the PPM1A gene encoding protein phosphatase 1A isoform X1, with protein MGAFLDKPKMEKHNAQGQGNGLRYGLSSMQGWRVEMEDAHTAVIGLPNGLDGWSFFAVYDGHAGSQVAKYCCEHLLDHITSNQDFKGPDGPPSVESVKSGIRTGFLQIDEHMRVISEKKHGADRSGSTAVGVMISPQHTYFINCGDSRGLLCRNRKVHFFTQDHKPSNPLEKERIQNAGGSVMIQRVNGSLAVSRALGDFDYKCVHGKGPTEQLVSPEPEVYEIERSEEDDQFIILACDGIWDVMGNEELCDFVRSRLEVTDDLEKVCNEIVDTCLYKGSRDNMSVILICFPNAPKVSPEAVKREAELDKYLESRVEEIIKKQGEGVPDLVHVMRTLATESIPNLPPGGELASKRSVIEAVYNRLNPYRNDDTSGLSRNCCNYGHSRL; from the exons ATGGGAGCATTTTTAGACAAGCCAAAGATGGAGAAGCATAATGCCCAAGGGCAAGGGAATGGGCTTCGTTACGGTCTGAGTAGTATGCAAGGCTGGCGAGTTGAAATGGAGGATGCACATACAGCTGTGATTGGTTTGCCAAATGGACTTGATGGATGGTCATTTTTTGCTGTATATGACGGGCACGCTGGATCCCAGGTTGCCAAGTACTGCTGTGAGCATTTATTAGATCACATCACAAGCAACCAGGATTTTAAAGGGCCAGATGGGCCCCCATCTGTGGAAAGTGTAAAGAGCGGCATCAGAACAGGTTTTCTGCAAATTGATGAACACATGAGAGTCATCTCCGAGAAGAAACATGGCGCAGACAGAAGTGGGTCAACAGCTGTGGGTGTCATGATTTCTCCCCAACACACATACTTCATCAACTGTGGAGACTCGAGAGGTTTACTTTGTAGAAACAGGAAGGTTCACTTCTTCACACAGGATCACAAACCGAGTAATCCACTGGAGAAAGAGCGTATACAGAACGCAGGTGGCTCTGTAATGATTCAGCGCGTGAATGGTTCCCTCGCTGTTTCAAGGGCACTTGGAGACTTTGATTACAAATGTGTCCATGGGAAAGGTCCTACCGAACAGCTAGTCTCACCCGAGCCTGAAGTTTATGAAATTGAGAGATCAGAAGAAGATGATCAATTCATCATACTGGCTTGCGACGGTATCTGGGATGTTATGGGAAATGAAGAGCTGTGTGACTTTGTAAGATCCAGACTTGAAGTCACTGATGACCTTGAGAAAGTTTGCAATGAGATAGTTGACACCTGCTTGTACAAG GGAAGTCGAGACAACATGAGTGTGATATTGATCTGTTTTCCGAATGCACCAAAGGTATCACCAGAGGCGGTGAAAAGAGAGGCAGAGTTGGACAAGTACCTGGAAAGCAGAGTAGAAG AGATCATAAAGAAGCAGGGTGAAGGAGTACCAGACTTAGTCCATGTGATGCGTACGTTAGCAACTGAGAGCATCCCAAACCTCCCGCCAGGGGGTGAATTGGCAAGCAA ACGGAGTGTGATTGAAGCTGTTTATAACAGACTGAACCCCTACAGGAATGATGATACT tctGGATTATCCAGAAACTGCTGTAACTATGGGCACTCCAGACTTTAA